Part of the Streptomyces europaeiscabiei genome is shown below.
TCAGCCACAGTGCGCAGCCGGTGGCCATCTCCTGGATGGGTAGGCCGATCGTGGTGAGTCCGGGACCCCACCAGGAGAAGCCCGGCTCGTCTCCGAACCCGATCACGGACAGCTTCGCGGGCACTTTCACACCCTGCTCGGACAGTTCTTCCAGAACCCCCCGGGTGAGCTGGATCGATCCCAGCACGAGCGCGGTGGGGGCGTCCGGGTCCTTCAGCAGCCGACGCATCGCCTGGCGGCCGTGGTCCACGGACGACGGCGGTCCCAGCTCCGTGCGACCGGCGTCGTCCGGCAGGCCGCCTTCGCGCAGAGCGCTGCGGAAGCCGCGCAGACGTTCCGAGCCCGTGGGCAGTTCCTCGGGGCCGCCCATGTACGCGATACGCGTGTGGCCCTGGGTCACCAGGTGGGCCGTGGCCTGGCGCAGCGCCTCGTGGTCGTCCACGCCGAACCACTGGGAGCCGAGCGAGGGGTGGCGGCGCAGCAGTTGCAGGTGCGGCACCGTGCGCAGGAGCTTGACGGAGTCGTTGTGCGGGCGCGCGGTGGGCACGATGATGACGCCTGCCACCCGGGTCGCGGACAGCTCCCGCAGATGGCGCAGCTCCACCATCCGGTCGTCGTCGGTCTCCGCGAGCATCAGCTGGAAGCCCTCGGCCTCCATGTTCTTGGACAGCTCGTGTGCGATGGTCGAGTAGAAGCTGTTGCGGATGTCCGGGATCACCAGTGCGACCACGTTGCTGGAGGCTCCGCGCATCATCCGGGCCGCGCGGTTGCCGACGTACCCCATCTCGGAAGCGGTTCGGCGGACCTTGAACTTGGTCTCCTCGCTGATGCGGGGATCGTCGGCGAGGGCCCGGCCGACCGTCGAGACGGAGACGCCGAGGCGTTCGGCGATGTCTTTGGTCGTGATCACGTAAGGGCCCCTTCGAGCTGGCTGATCCCGTGCCGTCACTTTCCGTGTGCCAACGATAGCGCTTGTGTTGCGCTCCGCGGCCAAGAGGGAGGGGTCGCGAGATTGATCGTTCGTTGCGTGCTAACGTTAGCATTGATGGATGAGTCGTGCAGCCGTATGCGGCTGCCTAGTTGCGGAGGTTTCCGTGCGCATCATCAGGTATGCCGTCGGCGGTGTGCGTCACTACGGAGAACTCGTATCCGGTGACGCCGGGATCGCGAGATTCGAGGGGGATCCCTTCACCGGGATGATCCCCGCCGGCCACGTCGACAAAATCGGCGACGTGGTCATTCTCCCGCCGCTCGAACGGCCCCGGATCTTCGGGTTCGCCTACAACTACGCCTCGCACGTAGACGAGACCGACCGTGAGCTTCCGGAAGTTCCCGTGTGTTTTATGAAGCCGAGCACCGCGGTGGTGGGTCCGGACGACTCCATCGTCTATCCGGCGGATGGTGAACTGATCCATTTCGAAGGCGAGTTGGTCGTCGTCATCGGAAAGGAAGCCCGTCATGTGAAGCCCTCCGAGGCCCACGAGTACATCCTCGGCTACACGTGCGGCAATGACGTCAGCGACCGCGTCGTCCAGCGCAGGGAAAGCGCGTACGGCACGCTTCTCATCGGGAAGGGACAGGACACCTTCGCTCCCCTCGGACCCGTCATCGAGACCGAACTCGACCCTTCGGCGCTGTCGCTGACGACCCGTGTGAACGGCGCCGTCATGCAGTCGGCGAGCACGGCCGACCTGCTGCTCTCCGTTCCCGACATCGTCAGCTACCTCAGCCGCTACGTCACCTTGCTGCCCGGAGACGCGATCATGACCGGTACGCCGTCAGGTGTCGGGCCGATCCGTCCCGGAGACGTGGTCGAGGTGGAGATCGAGGGTATCGGTGTTCTGCGTAACCCGGTGGTGGCCGAGAGCCTCTGACTTCGCCCGCCGGCGACCACACACAGGGGCCTGCCCACCGCTCGGCGGTGGGCAGGCCCCTGTGGAATGTCGGGGGTGCCTCCCCGCGTCCCCGTAGGGGCGCGGGGACGTGACGTGTGCGGCTCCGCCGGGTGGGAGCGGCCGGCCCCACCAGCCCGCAGGTTCTAGCGGAGCGCTTGGCGGGCCGCGTTGTTGAACTGCGAGGTGCGGACGAAGGCCAGGGCGGCGACGCCC
Proteins encoded:
- a CDS encoding LacI family DNA-binding transcriptional regulator, whose translation is MITTKDIAERLGVSVSTVGRALADDPRISEETKFKVRRTASEMGYVGNRAARMMRGASSNVVALVIPDIRNSFYSTIAHELSKNMEAEGFQLMLAETDDDRMVELRHLRELSATRVAGVIIVPTARPHNDSVKLLRTVPHLQLLRRHPSLGSQWFGVDDHEALRQATAHLVTQGHTRIAYMGGPEELPTGSERLRGFRSALREGGLPDDAGRTELGPPSSVDHGRQAMRRLLKDPDAPTALVLGSIQLTRGVLEELSEQGVKVPAKLSVIGFGDEPGFSWWGPGLTTIGLPIQEMATGCALWLMRRLKTKPGNDGPYTSVSVGSLILRGSTASPGGKPSSRSL
- a CDS encoding fumarylacetoacetate hydrolase family protein; its protein translation is MRIIRYAVGGVRHYGELVSGDAGIARFEGDPFTGMIPAGHVDKIGDVVILPPLERPRIFGFAYNYASHVDETDRELPEVPVCFMKPSTAVVGPDDSIVYPADGELIHFEGELVVVIGKEARHVKPSEAHEYILGYTCGNDVSDRVVQRRESAYGTLLIGKGQDTFAPLGPVIETELDPSALSLTTRVNGAVMQSASTADLLLSVPDIVSYLSRYVTLLPGDAIMTGTPSGVGPIRPGDVVEVEIEGIGVLRNPVVAESL